From the Notolabrus celidotus isolate fNotCel1 chromosome 12, fNotCel1.pri, whole genome shotgun sequence genome, one window contains:
- the LOC117823221 gene encoding uncharacterized protein LOC117823221 isoform X7: MDLRCRLEHNERDWSREKAELLERFDVERREWESQLKDMQSKIEELYCEVRSKREGTGLISGRQDHDDAAHRLSFPSTSTGSSLLSSSSQSETIRHSPLPGLAHSRNMCSSACAGSDIERPTLFQADDLCELNIGGHFTQIGKFHPELPDEQRCAWLQDSVTESKEAMDTTELEAIFRRAPERGVRQKNFSKGTENKDHMCPQDSPLRAESSYGSDKKKNTTALNAALKEIARVSEELCSYQDEIRKKSEDKRSRSESLCLPEERDKLRSHDDARLEVDEAPCDLSQIYDDLRALERENWITLTPDNTWQANRGPSKSWRENSPDPESYRDTQRSPGELSDIDTAAPPIPPRSSSRNLSTPILPDTELHIPESPVTTARRCHSPCVLVDRKSSSPSIVRKFGAMLQENEGKVLIDGVVASCSVPANSNCNLGCCHSRWSCDASKFTSSKLSAYGTVQKSFSEVSILTAGKGLCSDYSPGVRNLKELQMPPVVKDVPVDLLLSSLEISPASLNQHGSKRNIMLEQKTAEFNRTLFQAEMGRAAEEQDILAVADVYSAGCTPVFLATSASHEVEPPRETTFQQHCNDVTTRVINVNPEATLSLSISDSKIQSPEVQLRRKRCSPEGEEVRMKQGLSSDFSSQQPQMGLREAVTTTPESPALHSEVKRKVRTASSPSRKTQHRAATEALFSEPANTQPGQDVDASSSKKENPCGAKPQPARVGVSLQQPSTENKQRQMTEPGHQTQPKHVSTPAYQSDSTRPGPRMMNDHPWKPLTLAAYPRPEGSRSNYGAVERILKNYESAAREKQNQSQQEGKSISPNVSVRQDEKVTELDILDMDPLPLPPTLRHTHYSHTSQIHTTHSKSSSHSTKGLKEIHLTVQGQEDYSWNT, translated from the exons CTTTACTGTGAAGTGAGATCAAAGCGAGAAGGGACCGGACTGATCAGCGGAAGGCAGGACCACGATGATGCTGCACATCGGCTCAGCTTCCCCTCAACCAGCACGGGCTCCAGtctgctcagcagcagcagtcagtcAGAAACAATCAGACACTCACCGTTACCTGGTTTAGCTCACAGCAGAAACATGTGCAGCAGTGCTTGTGCTGGCTCAGACATCGAGCGGCCCACTCTGTTTCAAGCTGATGACCTCTGTGAATTAAACATCGGTGGTCACTTCACTCAGATTGGGAAGTTTCATCCTGAGCTCCCTGATGAGCAGAGATGCGCCTGGCTGCAAGACTCAGTCACTGAAAGTAAGGAAGCTATGGATACAACAGAGCTGGAAGCTATCTTTCGTAGGGCTCCTGAACGTGGAGTCCGGCAGAAGAATTTCTCTAAAGGAACTGAAAACAAAGATCATATGTGTCCTCAAGACAGTCCTCTGCGGGCAGAGTCGAGTTATGGCAgcgacaagaagaagaacaccaCAGCTCTCAATGCT gcTCTGAAGGAGATAGCCCGTGTGAGTGAAGAGCTTTGTAGCTACCAGGATGAGATCAGAAAGAAGAGCGAGGATAAGAG GAGTCGGTCTGAATCCCTGTGTCTACCTGAGGAGAGAGACAAGCTGCGCAGTCACGATGATGCCAGACTGGAGGTGGATGAAGCTCCCTGCGACCTCAGCCAGATTTATGACGACCTTCGAGCACTGGAGAGAGAAAACTGGATCACCTTGACACCAGATAACACCTGGCAGGCTAACAGAGGGCCGAGCAAATCCTGGAGAGAGAACAGCCCTGATCCAGAGAGCTACAGAGACACCCAGAGAAGCCCTGGAGAACTCTCCGAcattgatacagcagctccacccaTCCCTCCTCGCAGCTCCTCCAGGAATCTAAGTACCCCCATCCTCCCAGACACAGAACTTCACATCCCAGAGTCCCCTGTGACAACAGCTAGGAGATGCCACAGCCCCTGTGTTCTGGTGGACAGAAAGTCTAGCAGCCCGTCTATTGTGAGGAAGTTTGGAGCCATGCTGCAGGAAAATGAGGGCAAAGTTTTAATCGACGGTGTGGTAGCCTCCTGCTCCGTACCTGCTAACTCCAACTGTAACCTGGGCTGCTGCCACAGCCGCTGGTCATGTGATGCAAGCAAGTTTACCAGCAGCAAGTTGTCTGCATACGGGACTGTGCAGAAAAGCTTTTCTGAAGTCAGCATATTGACTGCAGGAAAAGGCTTGTGCTCAGATTACAGCCCTGGTGTCCGGAACTTAAAAGAGCTACAAATGCCTCCGGTTGTTAAAGATGTACCTGTAGATCTGCTCTTGTCCTCTCTCGAGATATCCCCTGCCAGTCTCAACCAGCATGGCTCCAAAAGAAACATAATGCTGGAACAAAAAACCGCTGAGTTCAACAGAACTTTGTTTCAGGCAGAGATGGGCCGTGCCGCAGAGGAACAAGACATCCTTGCAGTAGCAGATGTCTACTCTGCGGGATGCACACCGGTCTTTTTAGCAACTAGTGCATCACATGAAGTTGAACCTCCCAGGGAGACAACATTTCAGCAACACTGTAATGATGTAACCACTCGCGTCATCAATGTGAACCCTGAAGCCACattgtctctctccatctcagACTCTAAGATCCAGAGTCCGGAAGTTCAACTCAGGCGAAAAAGGTGTAGTCCTGAGGGTGAAGAGGTCAGAATGAAGCAGGGACTCTCTTCTGACTTTTCATCTCAGCAGCCACAGATGGGACTCAGGGAGGCAGTCACAACAACCCCTGAGAGTCCTGCCCTCCATTCCGAAGTCAAGCGCAAAGTTCGAACAGCAAGCAGTCCTTCCAGGAAAACGCAACACAGAGCAGCCACAGAGGCTCTCTTTTCAGAGCCTGCAAACACTCAGCCAGGTCAGGATGTGGACGCTTCCAGCTCTAAGAAAGAGAATCCCTGTGGAGCGAAGCCTCAGCCAGCCAGAGTCGGTGTCTCGCTCCAGCAGCCGTCAACtgagaacaaacaaagacagatgacAGAGCCCGGGCACCAGACACAGCCAAAGCATGTGTCCACTCCTGCTTACCAGTCAGACTCAACCAGACCCGGGCCACGCATGATGAATGACCATCCCTGGAAGCCCCTCACTCTGGCTGCATACCCACGGCCTGAGGGATCTAGATCTAACTACGGGGCAGTGGAGAGGATTCTGAAGAATTATGAGAGTGCAGCCCGggaaaaacagaaccagagccagcAGGAGGGGAAGTCAATAAGTCCAAACGTCAGTGTCAGGCAGGATGAGAAAGTCACAGAACTGGACATCCTGGACATGGACCCTCTGCCCTTACCCCCCAccctgagacacacacattaTTCACACACCTCCCAGATACACACTACACATTCAAAGTCCAGCAGCCACTCTACCAAGGGTTTGAAAGAGATACATCTAACCGTGCAG
- the LOC117823221 gene encoding uncharacterized protein KIAA0408-like isoform X10 yields MSRDAPGCKTQSLKVRKLWIQQSWKLSFVGLLNVESGRRISLKELKTKIICVLKTVLCGQSRVMAATRRRTPQLSMLLLLSVSQALKEIARVSEELCSYQDEIRKKSEDKRSRSESLCLPEERDKLRSHDDARLEVDEAPCDLSQIYDDLRALERENWITLTPDNTWQANRGPSKSWRENSPDPESYRDTQRSPGELSDIDTAAPPIPPRSSSRNLSTPILPDTELHIPESPVTTARRCHSPCVLVDRKSSSPSIVRKFGAMLQENEGKVLIDGVVASCSVPANSNCNLGCCHSRWSCDASKFTSSKLSAYGTVQKSFSEVSILTAGKGLCSDYSPGVRNLKELQMPPVVKDVPVDLLLSSLEISPASLNQHGSKRNIMLEQKTAEFNRTLFQAEMGRAAEEQDILAVADVYSAGCTPVFLATSASHEVEPPRETTFQQHCNDVTTRVINVNPEATLSLSISDSKIQSPEVQLRRKRCSPEGEEVRMKQGLSSDFSSQQPQMGLREAVTTTPESPALHSEVKRKVRTASSPSRKTQHRAATEALFSEPANTQPGQDVDASSSKKENPCGAKPQPARVGVSLQQPSTENKQRQMTEPGHQTQPKHVSTPAYQSDSTRPGPRMMNDHPWKPLTLAAYPRPEGSRSNYGAVERILKNYESAAREKQNQSQQEGKSISPNVSVRQDEKVTELDILDMDPLPLPPTLRHTHYSHTSQIHTTHSKSSSHSTKGLKEIHLTVQENEDSSVSSSSVQKNFSRPARPANRRLPSRWASRSPTSSSSASSSPSSTPGAPPSFPLQKNTSSFTYSHAFHIETVII; encoded by the exons ATGAGCAGAGATGCGCCTGGCTGCAAGACTCAGTCACTGAAAGTAAGGAAGCTATGGATACAACAGAGCTGGAAGCTATCTTTCGTAGGGCTCCTGAACGTGGAGTCCGGCAGAAGAATTTCTCTAAAGGAACTGAAAACAAAGATCATATGTGTCCTCAAGACAGTCCTCTGCGGGCAGAGTCGAGTTATGGCAgcgacaagaagaagaacaccaCAGCTCTCAATGCT tctcctcctctctgtgtctcaggcTCTGAAGGAGATAGCCCGTGTGAGTGAAGAGCTTTGTAGCTACCAGGATGAGATCAGAAAGAAGAGCGAGGATAAGAG GAGTCGGTCTGAATCCCTGTGTCTACCTGAGGAGAGAGACAAGCTGCGCAGTCACGATGATGCCAGACTGGAGGTGGATGAAGCTCCCTGCGACCTCAGCCAGATTTATGACGACCTTCGAGCACTGGAGAGAGAAAACTGGATCACCTTGACACCAGATAACACCTGGCAGGCTAACAGAGGGCCGAGCAAATCCTGGAGAGAGAACAGCCCTGATCCAGAGAGCTACAGAGACACCCAGAGAAGCCCTGGAGAACTCTCCGAcattgatacagcagctccacccaTCCCTCCTCGCAGCTCCTCCAGGAATCTAAGTACCCCCATCCTCCCAGACACAGAACTTCACATCCCAGAGTCCCCTGTGACAACAGCTAGGAGATGCCACAGCCCCTGTGTTCTGGTGGACAGAAAGTCTAGCAGCCCGTCTATTGTGAGGAAGTTTGGAGCCATGCTGCAGGAAAATGAGGGCAAAGTTTTAATCGACGGTGTGGTAGCCTCCTGCTCCGTACCTGCTAACTCCAACTGTAACCTGGGCTGCTGCCACAGCCGCTGGTCATGTGATGCAAGCAAGTTTACCAGCAGCAAGTTGTCTGCATACGGGACTGTGCAGAAAAGCTTTTCTGAAGTCAGCATATTGACTGCAGGAAAAGGCTTGTGCTCAGATTACAGCCCTGGTGTCCGGAACTTAAAAGAGCTACAAATGCCTCCGGTTGTTAAAGATGTACCTGTAGATCTGCTCTTGTCCTCTCTCGAGATATCCCCTGCCAGTCTCAACCAGCATGGCTCCAAAAGAAACATAATGCTGGAACAAAAAACCGCTGAGTTCAACAGAACTTTGTTTCAGGCAGAGATGGGCCGTGCCGCAGAGGAACAAGACATCCTTGCAGTAGCAGATGTCTACTCTGCGGGATGCACACCGGTCTTTTTAGCAACTAGTGCATCACATGAAGTTGAACCTCCCAGGGAGACAACATTTCAGCAACACTGTAATGATGTAACCACTCGCGTCATCAATGTGAACCCTGAAGCCACattgtctctctccatctcagACTCTAAGATCCAGAGTCCGGAAGTTCAACTCAGGCGAAAAAGGTGTAGTCCTGAGGGTGAAGAGGTCAGAATGAAGCAGGGACTCTCTTCTGACTTTTCATCTCAGCAGCCACAGATGGGACTCAGGGAGGCAGTCACAACAACCCCTGAGAGTCCTGCCCTCCATTCCGAAGTCAAGCGCAAAGTTCGAACAGCAAGCAGTCCTTCCAGGAAAACGCAACACAGAGCAGCCACAGAGGCTCTCTTTTCAGAGCCTGCAAACACTCAGCCAGGTCAGGATGTGGACGCTTCCAGCTCTAAGAAAGAGAATCCCTGTGGAGCGAAGCCTCAGCCAGCCAGAGTCGGTGTCTCGCTCCAGCAGCCGTCAACtgagaacaaacaaagacagatgacAGAGCCCGGGCACCAGACACAGCCAAAGCATGTGTCCACTCCTGCTTACCAGTCAGACTCAACCAGACCCGGGCCACGCATGATGAATGACCATCCCTGGAAGCCCCTCACTCTGGCTGCATACCCACGGCCTGAGGGATCTAGATCTAACTACGGGGCAGTGGAGAGGATTCTGAAGAATTATGAGAGTGCAGCCCGggaaaaacagaaccagagccagcAGGAGGGGAAGTCAATAAGTCCAAACGTCAGTGTCAGGCAGGATGAGAAAGTCACAGAACTGGACATCCTGGACATGGACCCTCTGCCCTTACCCCCCAccctgagacacacacattaTTCACACACCTCCCAGATACACACTACACATTCAAAGTCCAGCAGCCACTCTACCAAGGGTTTGAAAGAGATACATCTAACCGTGCAG